AACGTCACCGTACGATGACTAGACCTTTGGTCACACTTAGGGTGAAAAAAATTCGTGTGGCGGTTGCCATATGGTCACAGTTTTTATGTGTGGCCGTAACCAAATTTTGACGTAGTGCGTGCTTTACACATTTGTAAGCATCCTGAAAATTATAGGGACGCAATCATGATTAAACGGGGTGATAGAGCTTTCTGGGAAgaaatgaaacaaaaaaaaaatcctattCAAGAAACAATTGCTGGAAAGTCTCAAAGTTCGGATAACGAATCAAAACCGTAGATCACCAAAACCATCATACAATCCAATTGAGTAATCATCTAATTACAAATTTTATTGCTTCTTTTGTAACATAGATGACACAGTTATGAGAAGAGATAACAtgtttttctttaaacttacaaTTATGGTGAAATAAATTATTCCATAATTAGTCTTCAGCATGAGAAGGCAGAGGTAGCCATTGAATCATTTTCAAACCACTACCTTGTTCTTCTTCTTGTGCATCTTCCTCAAACACCAGTCTCGCACCACACATTTTCACCACACAATCTTTACCATAGACGTCAAATGAAACCGAAATGAAATCTCTTGCTTTCTCCCAATCTGGTCCAGATTGATGATAACACAGATGCATCTGGTCCGAGTTGATTCCTACGTTTTCGTATTGATATACAGTATCTGGAAAAGAGTGGACATTACCAATAGGGGTATCATCATAGTTTTTGAATGTATACCAAACTGATCCATAGTTACTCTTGCGGCGGTTGCGATTTCTGGTAGTAAAAACAAGGCATATTGCTATCCCTTTGAACTTTTCGTAACACCAATCTGGAGGTAACTCCACTTTTATACAATCTCCCACAATTTGATTAGTAAACCACCCAGGAATTCTACTTCCTGGAAGGTGTACACTCACTATCTTATAAGGATCAATGCGTCCCTATACAAAACAATGATATTAATAGACATAATTTATATTTCGataggtttttattttttttttatttttttatttttttttatttgtgatCAAACTTGTTAATTAGTTGACATAATGTCCAATTGTAGAAATTGATGGTGTGGGTGTCTGTTGTATAAAAAAAAGCTAACGAGATGGCACATCATCAACTTTGTACAACTGGGAAGTCATGTCAGCTATTTTACGCAATTGGCATGCCATGTCACCATATGTGTCTGGCAGTATAGATTGCActacaagtttttgttaaaatttATGATGTTGAGGCTTAAATGTTAAACCTCTTAAAAAGGTTGGGTGACTGGGATATATAGAATAAGGGTGAAACTTGGTTATTATTGACATTTCCCtgctggtgatttgttgtttaaTAATTGTTACCTTTTGAAAATATGGACAAAATGTGTTGACAGGTTGACTTATCCCAGTTCAACTTACAATTTCAAGAATCAAGATAGGATATTATAAGGTGAATggtgaaggattgaaagattaCCTGTGGCAGCAACATGGTAACCAGGCTTTCAACTGATTGATTTTCCATCACTTTCGGAGAGTTGGTGAAATCGAAGCATAGAGTGTTACTTTCATATATGGTTGATCTCATTGGTAATTCCCTCAACGATATGCAGTCCTGTGCCTCAATCAATCCAATATTTGGAGGAAGTTCTGGCAAAGCCTCCATCTTCTTACAACCAACCAGCCCGAGTGTTTCAAGGCGCACAAGTTTAGATAAACTAGGCAAACTTTTGAAATCATTCCCACTCAGGTTTAGAGTTTCAAGCATTGATAAACATTCAATGCCATCAAGGTTAGCTTCTGTTAGGTTACAGTGACTAATATTTATATGCCTTAACTTGTTTAAATTGGATAAAGAAGGCAATACTGCACCTGGTGGGTGGTGCGTCCTGCTTGGTATGACTGACGGCCAACGGATAGAACCCAACGAGTTATTTTGCATACCTCCTCGTTGGCCTAATGCTAATACACGAAGGTTGCCAAGAGACAATACAGAATAGGGAAGTTGCTTGATGCAAGTCCTGTCAGCATGAAGTTCCACTAATGCTTTCATTTTTCCAAGATCTTCAGGAAATTGATTCAATTTCTTGCAACCAGACATATTAAGAATTTGAAGAGATGTCAATCTAGTGCACTTAGGAGGACTCGCAAGACGTTTGCAGTCTCTCAAATTTAAGACAACTAGGCTTGTGAGCAGTCCAACCGATGGGTGAATTTCGATCAAATTTTCACAGCCGATAAGTACTAGTTCTTCAAGATTCGGAGTTGTAGTGAAATCCGGTGTCTTTATCAAGTTACGACAATGACCAAGATTCATTGACACCAACTTTATGAAACCCTGTGTACAAAATAAACAGGCATGATAAACATCATAGAATGTGATGCAAAAGACGTTTTTATAAGGTTCAAGTTACTTATGATCTTAAAATTTCTAATTGGTCAACATTCCCCCATGTTGGTTAAAACATGAGAGGATTAATTTCCATCCATGGGACTGGATATATGGGGGGACCTACATCGAATTGAGCGTGTGCCAAGGAAGTGATAAACCGGGCATTTGATCTCCAACCCAATCCCCTGAATTCCCAAATATGCAAAAAGACCTGTACAAACCTTGTACGACATTTTTTATCAACTCAATATAAAAACCACAATTACAAGAATGATAAACTGACCCACTAATCATACCAATCTACCTTGCACTTCAAGCTACCTTTCCTAATATATTAGTAGAAAAAGTTCAAAATCTAATTCAAATAAAAGATAATTTTATAGTAATAAAGTTAATATTATATCTTTTTATCTCCTATGAACCACCACATCCAGATTATCAATACCACCCTTCATTACATCTGTTCTTACCGATCGCAAATTATAATTTTCACACTCCCTCTCAATACCGATCCTGCTCATTCTAATAGACCAACACATAAGCTCAAGTTTTGCTTTATGTAAACCCTACTAAAATAGACTCAGTAAGCTACCAATAACTGGAAATTGGTGAAAACGTATACTAGGGACAGATATATAGACACACAAACAAGGGAtaacatgcaaaggaaaccaaaatAAAGTGAAAACCTAAGCTCTTAAAGTAAAGTTTTAACATAAATGTGTGTCATCCTTCTAAAAGTCCATAAacttaatcctacgtctccacaAAAGAAAGATAAAGAACTATTATTTTAGCGCACCATTTTAAAATTTTCTTATGAAGTGCTTATCTTGGTCGAAAATTGTGGGTTAACATCCATACAAGATCGTGAAATGTCAAAGGCATACCTTTGATCCGCTCCAAATTTCTTTGATGTAACTATATGACAAATCAAGAACAACAAGGCTCTCTGGGTAGAACGCTAATGGTAAATGCTGGAACGGGTACCCATGCCAACAAAATAACCTTAATTCACTTGACAATAGATCAAGGCTTCTAGAAATTGCCTTCACCTTTGTTTCTATGCCCAATTTGCTCTCTCGTATTTTGCCATTAGGGTCTCTAAGGTCATTCCATGATCTGATACGAAAGCTTAGTAGTCGAAGATGATTCAAGTTTTTGAAGGTTTCACTACAAATATTGAGTTCTAAACGCGAAACATCCAAGGCTATGCCTTTAACAGCTTCAGTTCCCTGTATATAAAAGAGAAAACTAGATTTATATATTAAAAGCAAAAAATAAATGTATGGTATATTAAGAACGTGTATGGAGAAGAAAGATTAGCACACACAAAAGTGTATCTCAATTTCCTGTTTGATCAATATGTTTTGAGTTCAAAATGTGCGTCTATTGTCTTAATGAAGTTGATAAAACATTCAAATTTGACATATAACCATGAAACTACTATACACTTATTGACTAGAGTTGTGATGGAAGAAGTATGCAAGAATTCCATGCGGATTCAAACTAAAATTTGTTAAAATCTATTAGTCATATAACAATTACTACCTACGGATCAAATGTAATGGTATGTTTGTGTAGGAATATATGGCCGATAATTGTAGGAATCTTCCAACCCTATTCAATAAAGATAACTCTTTATGTCAATCTTTTGATTTCTATTAGAGTTCAATTGTTTAGCAACCAACCTATTATGCCAACCAATATATTGTTCGCTTTGCCAAGCTCACTGATTTGTTTTAGGTTGTCCATGTGGAAACTTCTTAGGAGGTCACAGATCTTAAAAATTAGCACGCTTAAGTATTAAGTTCTCCTCTCATACACATTACGAGTTGGTTATGTTTGAGACATGCATTTCTTATGTCCCAGTATCTCTATTGTGTGGGCAAAACATAACAAAACAATGTGAGATCACAAAGGGG
The Helianthus annuus cultivar XRQ/B chromosome 6, HanXRQr2.0-SUNRISE, whole genome shotgun sequence genome window above contains:
- the LOC110865901 gene encoding disease resistance protein RPV1 — encoded protein: MASSSQYAHRWKYDVFVSFRGEDIRKTFIDHLFSDFRRKGIYPFRDDKKLKRGEEIAPELYRAIEQSRFLIVIFSNDYPSSTWCMRELVKILECKKRDDEYEVRVLFYNVTPEVVKNQSDSYKEAFNKHEALNRKEVPKWKEALKFSANLSGWDLQSLSNGHEPKLIEAISKEIFYKQTNGPLDVGDNLVGLYSRADQMDLLQLVEPGKVHMIGICGIGGIGKTTIAKAVFNLLHKHFEAYSFCEDIKGAEERHGLVHLQENLLESLMHASNIKIRSIGHGVSIIKRSLSNKKVLVVLDDVDDYNQLEALAGSPSWFGPGSIIIVTGRDKQLLIARGVEDIYEVDLLHDYEALELFSLYAFRNKDPKEEFKDLANEVVNYVKGLPLALKVLGSFLFMKTVKEWETQLQKLRRSPHSQIQQVLRISYDALDYDQRNIFLDISCFFKGENKDYVMKVLDGCDLFFATNIRVLIDKALVSVCNDRLEMHDLIQDMGRQIVHEESEEPGRRSRLWFPSDVFFVLNKDKGTEAVKGIALDVSRLELNICSETFKNLNHLRLLSFRIRSWNDLRDPNGKIRESKLGIETKVKAISRSLDLLSSELRLFCWHGYPFQHLPLAFYPESLVVLDLSYSYIKEIWSGSKGFIKLVSMNLGHCRNLIKTPDFTTTPNLEELVLIGCENLIEIHPSVGLLTSLVVLNLRDCKRLASPPKCTRLTSLQILNMSGCKKLNQFPEDLGKMKALVELHADRTCIKQLPYSVLSLGNLRVLALGQRGGMQNNSLGSIRWPSVIPSRTHHPPGAVLPSLSNLNKLRHINISHCNLTEANLDGIECLSMLETLNLSGNDFKSLPSLSKLVRLETLGLVGCKKMEALPELPPNIGLIEAQDCISLRELPMRSTIYESNTLCFDFTNSPKVMENQSVESLVTMLLPQGRIDPYKIVSVHLPGSRIPGWFTNQIVGDCIKVELPPDWCYEKFKGIAICLVFTTRNRNRRKSNYGSVWYTFKNYDDTPIGNVHSFPDTVYQYENVGINSDQMHLCYHQSGPDWEKARDFISVSFDVYGKDCVVKMCGARLVFEEDAQEEEQGSGLKMIQWLPLPSHAED